The following are encoded in a window of Sphaerisporangium siamense genomic DNA:
- the argC gene encoding N-acetyl-gamma-glutamyl-phosphate reductase, which produces MKAAIAGASGYAGGELLRLLLDHPAIEIGALTAGSSAGDPLGAHQPHLPSLADRVLLDTTPEALAGHDVVYLALPHGHSAAVAEILGDDTLVVDCGADFRLQDAAAWEHFYGGPHAGTWPYGLPELPGQRDLLKGARRVAVPGCYPTSVTLALFPAFAAGLAEPDVVVVAASGTSGAGRSLKPHLLGSEVMGSATAYGVGGTHRHTPEMEQNLSRVAGRPVTVSFTPVLAPMSRGILATCTAPAAPGLTAAALREAYEAAVEHEPFLRLLPEGVWPATSMTLGSNTAALQVTLDERAGRVVAVIAIDNLTKGTAGGAIQSTNIALGLPEELGLPLNGVAP; this is translated from the coding sequence ATGAAGGCGGCGATCGCCGGAGCCAGCGGCTACGCGGGAGGCGAGCTGCTGCGCCTGCTCCTCGACCACCCCGCCATCGAGATCGGCGCCCTCACGGCCGGCTCCAGCGCCGGCGACCCGCTCGGCGCCCACCAGCCGCACCTGCCCTCCCTGGCCGACCGCGTCCTGCTCGACACCACTCCCGAGGCCCTCGCCGGCCACGACGTCGTCTACCTCGCGCTGCCCCACGGCCACTCCGCCGCCGTCGCCGAGATCCTCGGCGACGACACGCTCGTCGTCGACTGCGGCGCCGACTTCCGCCTCCAGGACGCCGCCGCCTGGGAGCACTTCTACGGCGGCCCCCACGCCGGCACCTGGCCGTACGGCCTCCCCGAGCTGCCCGGCCAGCGCGACCTGCTCAAGGGCGCCCGCCGCGTGGCCGTCCCCGGCTGCTACCCGACCTCGGTCACCCTCGCCCTGTTCCCCGCCTTCGCCGCCGGCCTGGCCGAGCCCGACGTCGTCGTGGTCGCCGCCAGCGGCACCTCCGGCGCGGGCAGGTCCCTCAAGCCGCACCTGCTCGGCAGCGAGGTCATGGGCTCGGCCACCGCCTACGGCGTGGGCGGCACCCACCGCCACACCCCCGAGATGGAGCAGAACCTCTCGCGGGTCGCCGGCCGGCCGGTCACGGTGTCCTTCACCCCGGTCCTGGCCCCGATGAGCCGCGGCATCCTCGCCACCTGCACCGCGCCCGCCGCCCCCGGCCTGACCGCCGCGGCGCTGCGCGAGGCGTACGAGGCGGCCGTCGAACACGAGCCGTTCCTGCGCCTGCTGCCCGAGGGCGTCTGGCCCGCCACCTCCATGACCCTCGGCTCCAACACCGCCGCGCTCCAGGTGACCCTCGACGAGCGGGCGGGCCGCGTCGTCGCCGTCATCGCCATCGACAACCTCACCAAGGGCACCGCGGGCGGAGCGATCCAGAGCACCAACATCGCCCTCGGTCTCCCGGAAGAACTCGGCCTTCCCCTCAACGGAGTCGCACCATGA
- a CDS encoding arginine repressor, whose protein sequence is MTVPLTKAGRHAKIADLVTRHKVKSQPELARLLAESGVEVTQATLSRDLDELGAMKLRADDGSLVYALPGEGGGRIPLARVGTGETPAARLRRVAEELLVSAEASANLVIVRTPPGAAQFLASALDHADWQTILGTVAGDDTVLVISRDPQGGDSLADSLVRLTDRRGQTA, encoded by the coding sequence ATGACCGTCCCGCTCACCAAGGCCGGAAGGCACGCCAAGATCGCCGACCTGGTCACCCGCCACAAGGTGAAGTCGCAGCCCGAGCTGGCCCGGCTGCTCGCCGAGAGCGGCGTCGAGGTCACCCAGGCCACCCTCTCGCGCGACCTCGACGAGCTCGGCGCCATGAAGCTGCGCGCCGACGACGGCTCGCTGGTCTACGCCCTGCCGGGCGAGGGCGGCGGCCGCATCCCCCTGGCCCGCGTCGGCACCGGCGAGACCCCCGCCGCCCGGCTGCGCCGCGTGGCCGAAGAACTCCTCGTCTCGGCCGAGGCCTCGGCCAACCTCGTGATCGTGCGCACGCCACCGGGCGCCGCGCAGTTCCTCGCCTCCGCCCTCGACCACGCCGACTGGCAGACCATTCTCGGCACGGTCGCGGGAGACGACACGGTCCTGGTCATCAGCCGGGACCCTCAGGGAGGCGACTCGCTCGCCGATTCACTGGTCCGCCTGACGGACCGACGAGGCCAGACCGCGTGA
- the argB gene encoding acetylglutamate kinase: MTGTPGESAAEIGGLRAHAKAAVLIEALPWLERFRGRTVVVKYGGNAMTDESLRQGFADDMVFLLHAGLKPVVVHGGGPQINAHLDRLGIESSFTAGLRVTTPEAMQVVRMVLVGQVNRDVVGLINRHGPFAVGMSGEDAHLFTAVRKHAHVDGRKVDIGQVGDIVKVEAGAVRALLDDGRIPVVSSIARGDDGEVYNVNADTAAAALAVALRAEKLVVLTDVEGLYADWPASGDGTASKVISRITAPELKALLPGLSSGMAPKMEACLTAVTGGVPQAHVLDGRLPHSVLLEIFTDEGIGTMVSPEARS; this comes from the coding sequence ATGACCGGCACTCCCGGCGAGTCCGCCGCCGAGATCGGCGGCCTGCGCGCGCACGCCAAGGCGGCCGTCCTCATCGAGGCCCTGCCGTGGCTGGAGCGCTTCCGCGGCCGCACGGTCGTCGTCAAGTACGGCGGCAACGCCATGACCGACGAGTCCCTGCGCCAGGGGTTCGCCGACGACATGGTCTTCCTGCTGCACGCCGGCCTCAAGCCCGTCGTCGTGCACGGCGGAGGCCCCCAGATCAACGCCCACCTGGACCGTCTCGGCATCGAGAGCAGCTTCACCGCGGGCCTGCGCGTCACCACGCCCGAGGCCATGCAGGTGGTGCGCATGGTGCTGGTCGGCCAGGTCAACCGCGACGTCGTCGGCCTGATCAACCGGCACGGCCCCTTCGCCGTCGGCATGTCCGGCGAGGACGCCCACCTGTTCACCGCCGTGCGCAAGCACGCGCACGTGGACGGCCGTAAAGTGGACATCGGCCAGGTCGGCGACATCGTCAAGGTGGAGGCCGGGGCCGTGCGCGCGCTGCTGGACGACGGCCGCATCCCGGTCGTGTCCTCCATCGCCCGCGGCGACGACGGCGAGGTCTACAACGTCAACGCCGACACCGCCGCCGCGGCCCTCGCGGTCGCGCTGCGGGCGGAGAAGCTCGTCGTGCTCACCGACGTCGAGGGCCTGTACGCCGACTGGCCCGCCTCGGGGGACGGTACCGCGAGCAAGGTCATCAGCCGCATCACCGCACCCGAGCTGAAAGCGCTGCTGCCCGGCCTGTCCAGCGGCATGGCGCCCAAGATGGAGGCGTGCCTGACCGCCGTCACCGGCGGCGTGCCCCAGGCGCACGTCCTGGACGGCAGGCTGCCGCACTCGGTGCTGCTCGAAATCTTCACGGACGAGGGGATCGGAACCATGGTGTCGCCGGAGGCTCGGTCATGA
- the argF gene encoding ornithine carbamoyltransferase produces the protein MTHDTPRHFLRDDDLTPAEQAEVLDLAEVLKKDRHGHRPLAGPKTVAVLFDKHSTRTRVSFAVGVAELGGHPLIIDAAGSQLGRGEPVEDTARVLSRQVAAIVWRTFGQERIEAMASASTVPVVNALTDEFHPCQILADLLTVRERLGGTAGHVLTYLGDGANNMAHSYLLGGATAGMHVRIAAPPAHHPDTLILNRAAQIAATTGGSVTVLTDPAVAAAGAHVLATDTWVSMGQDGKDERVAVLLPYQLNAETLALAARDAVVLHCLPAYRGMEITAEVLDGPHSAVWDQAENRLHAQKALLQWLVAR, from the coding sequence ATGACCCACGACACCCCGCGGCACTTCCTCCGCGACGACGACCTCACGCCCGCCGAGCAGGCCGAGGTCCTCGACCTCGCCGAGGTCCTCAAGAAGGACCGCCACGGCCACCGCCCGCTCGCCGGCCCGAAGACCGTCGCGGTGCTCTTCGACAAGCACTCCACCCGCACCCGGGTCTCCTTCGCCGTCGGCGTCGCCGAGCTCGGCGGCCACCCGCTGATCATCGACGCGGCGGGCTCCCAGCTCGGCCGCGGTGAGCCCGTCGAGGACACCGCGCGCGTGCTGTCCCGCCAGGTCGCCGCCATCGTCTGGCGCACCTTCGGCCAGGAGCGCATCGAGGCCATGGCCTCGGCCTCCACCGTGCCGGTGGTCAACGCGCTCACCGACGAGTTCCACCCCTGCCAGATCCTCGCCGACCTGCTCACCGTGCGGGAGCGCCTCGGCGGCACGGCCGGGCACGTCCTCACCTACCTGGGCGACGGCGCCAACAACATGGCCCACTCCTACCTGCTCGGCGGCGCCACCGCCGGCATGCACGTACGGATCGCCGCGCCGCCCGCCCACCACCCCGACACGCTGATCCTCAACCGCGCCGCCCAGATCGCGGCCACCACCGGCGGCTCGGTCACCGTCCTGACCGACCCCGCCGTCGCCGCCGCGGGCGCGCACGTCCTGGCCACCGACACCTGGGTCTCCATGGGCCAGGACGGCAAGGACGAACGCGTGGCCGTCCTCCTGCCCTACCAGCTCAACGCCGAGACCCTCGCCCTGGCCGCGCGCGACGCCGTCGTGCTGCACTGCCTGCCCGCCTACCGCGGCATGGAGATCACCGCCGAGGTCCTCGACGGCCCGCACAGCGCCGTCTGGGACCAGGCCGAGAACCGCCTGCACGCCCAGAAGGCCCTGCTCCAATGGCTGGTCGCCCGATGA
- a CDS encoding MFS transporter, whose translation MSDGPPRSLRTLLARLRLDVSPLRESRDFRLLLGSSMISMLGGVLTMVAVPYQMKQLTGSYVAVGLVSLAEFVPMVVCGLWGGAIADALDRRKIVIWSEAGLCVTSVLLAANAVLLPRAAQIPVLYVVAALAAGLASVRQPSEQAIINRVLKLDQMGAAFAIQSLARNTGMIVGPAIGGVVVVALGPAVSYGADVVTFVLSLVLLVRVRPVPLIREDGGASLRSLVEGVRYAVRRPDLMGTYLVDIAAMVFAFSNALYPFLADELHAPAALGVLYAAGGVGSVIASLTSGWTSHVHRHGRAVIVAAALWGAGVALASIMPNIWLMAAFLAVAGGADMISGVFRGTIWNQTIPDEYRGRLAGIELLSYSTGPMLGDTRAGLLAQAGGARFSLGVGGLLCMGAVAAMAAALPRFRTYDARTDEHALAERARREAAAAS comes from the coding sequence GTGTCCGACGGTCCACCACGATCACTCAGAACGCTGCTGGCGCGCCTGCGGCTCGATGTGAGCCCCCTGCGGGAGTCCCGCGACTTCCGGCTGCTGCTCGGCTCCAGCATGATCTCCATGCTCGGCGGCGTGCTCACCATGGTCGCCGTGCCGTACCAGATGAAGCAGCTCACCGGCTCCTACGTCGCGGTCGGCCTGGTCAGCCTGGCGGAGTTCGTGCCCATGGTGGTGTGCGGGCTGTGGGGCGGCGCGATCGCCGACGCGCTGGACCGCCGCAAGATCGTCATCTGGTCCGAGGCGGGCCTGTGCGTCACCTCGGTCCTGCTGGCGGCCAACGCCGTGCTGCTCCCCCGGGCCGCGCAGATCCCGGTCCTGTACGTGGTGGCCGCGCTGGCCGCCGGGCTCGCCAGCGTGCGGCAGCCGAGCGAACAGGCGATCATCAACCGGGTGCTCAAGCTGGACCAGATGGGCGCCGCGTTCGCGATCCAGTCCCTGGCCCGCAACACCGGCATGATCGTCGGACCGGCGATCGGCGGCGTCGTGGTCGTCGCCCTCGGCCCGGCCGTCTCCTACGGCGCCGACGTGGTCACGTTCGTGCTCTCCCTGGTGCTGCTCGTCCGCGTACGGCCCGTCCCGCTGATCCGCGAGGACGGCGGCGCCTCGCTGCGCTCCCTCGTCGAAGGGGTGCGCTACGCCGTCCGGCGGCCCGACCTCATGGGCACCTACCTGGTGGACATCGCCGCCATGGTGTTCGCGTTCTCCAACGCCCTCTACCCCTTCCTCGCCGACGAGCTGCACGCGCCGGCCGCGCTCGGCGTGCTCTACGCGGCGGGCGGCGTCGGCTCGGTGATCGCCTCGCTCACCTCGGGCTGGACGTCCCACGTCCACCGGCACGGCCGCGCGGTGATCGTCGCGGCGGCGCTGTGGGGAGCCGGGGTGGCGCTGGCGTCGATCATGCCGAACATATGGCTGATGGCGGCGTTCCTCGCCGTGGCCGGGGGCGCGGACATGATCAGCGGCGTGTTCCGCGGCACGATCTGGAACCAGACCATCCCCGACGAGTACCGCGGCCGGCTCGCCGGCATCGAACTGCTGTCGTACTCCACCGGCCCGATGCTCGGCGACACACGGGCCGGCCTCCTCGCCCAGGCCGGCGGCGCCCGCTTCTCCCTGGGCGTCGGCGGCCTGCTGTGCATGGGCGCGGTCGCCGCGATGGCCGCCGCCCTCCCCCGCTTCCGCACCTACGACGCCCGCACCGACGAACACGCCCTCGCCGAACGCGCCCGCCGCGAGGCCGCCGCGGCCTCGTGA
- a CDS encoding class I adenylate-forming enzyme family protein — translation MTVTHEQALARLTGPGQLFEMEEIEAGGARVRTWRHAPLTFRALLENSRHHGEKVFVVYEDERLTFEEHYRRAATLAHRLAGEYGVAKGDRVAIAMRNYPEWIIAFSAVLAAGAIAVPLNAWWTTPELEYGLSDSGARLVIADGERAGRLAGTGVPLIVARLSGEPPAGAREFSEVLGEVRADVTLPEVALEPEDPATIFYTSGTTGLPKGALGSHRNLGQSPMSVAYALLRSVVLAGKDPSSAAATRRITLLAVPLFHATGCFAVLTPTMFTGGGLVLMYKWDPGEALALIEREKVTILTGVPTNTWQLLSHPDLDKYDISSLGGVSYGGAPAPPKLLERIGDRLPRRQASNGYGMTETTALAIYNSGPTYLARPDSIGLPVAVCDVRVCGPLGDEVPTGEVGELCLRGPNVIAGYWNRPEATAETFAAGWLHTGDLARVDEEGYVYIVDRAKDMVIRGGENVYCAEVEAALFEHPDVDDAAVIGIPDEEFGEQVGAVVRLRPGATANAEELSRFLSGALAPFKIPVRYWFREAELPRNPGGKILKTLLRKETLDL, via the coding sequence ATGACTGTCACGCACGAGCAGGCCCTGGCACGGCTGACCGGTCCCGGACAGCTCTTCGAGATGGAGGAGATCGAGGCCGGCGGGGCGCGCGTCCGGACGTGGCGGCACGCCCCGCTCACGTTCCGGGCCCTGCTGGAGAACAGCCGCCACCACGGCGAGAAGGTCTTCGTCGTCTACGAGGACGAGCGCCTCACCTTCGAGGAGCACTACCGGCGGGCGGCCACGCTGGCGCACCGGCTCGCCGGGGAGTACGGCGTGGCCAAGGGCGACCGCGTCGCGATCGCCATGCGCAACTACCCCGAGTGGATCATCGCCTTCTCGGCCGTCCTCGCCGCCGGGGCGATCGCGGTGCCGCTGAACGCCTGGTGGACGACGCCGGAGCTGGAGTACGGCCTGTCGGACTCCGGGGCGCGGCTGGTCATCGCCGACGGCGAGCGCGCCGGGCGGCTGGCCGGGACGGGCGTCCCCCTGATCGTCGCCCGGCTCTCCGGCGAACCGCCCGCGGGGGCGCGGGAGTTCTCCGAGGTGCTCGGCGAGGTGCGCGCCGACGTGACGCTCCCCGAGGTCGCCCTGGAACCCGAGGACCCGGCCACGATCTTCTACACCTCCGGCACGACGGGGCTGCCCAAGGGCGCGCTCGGCAGCCACCGCAACCTCGGCCAGTCGCCGATGAGCGTGGCGTACGCCCTGTTGCGCAGCGTCGTTCTGGCGGGCAAGGACCCGTCCTCGGCCGCCGCCACGCGGCGGATCACCCTGCTCGCCGTGCCGCTCTTCCACGCGACCGGGTGCTTCGCGGTGCTGACGCCGACCATGTTCACCGGCGGCGGGCTCGTGCTGATGTACAAGTGGGACCCCGGGGAGGCCCTCGCCCTCATCGAGCGCGAGAAGGTCACGATCTTGACGGGTGTGCCCACCAACACCTGGCAGCTCCTCTCCCACCCCGACCTTGATAAGTACGACATATCCAGCCTCGGCGGGGTGAGCTACGGAGGCGCGCCCGCGCCGCCCAAGCTGCTGGAGCGCATCGGCGACCGGCTGCCCCGGCGGCAGGCGTCCAACGGGTACGGCATGACCGAGACCACCGCGCTCGCCATCTACAACAGCGGCCCCACCTACCTGGCCAGGCCGGACAGCATCGGCCTGCCGGTCGCGGTGTGCGACGTGCGCGTCTGCGGGCCGCTCGGCGACGAGGTGCCCACCGGCGAGGTCGGCGAGCTGTGCCTGCGCGGGCCGAACGTCATCGCCGGGTACTGGAACAGGCCGGAGGCCACCGCGGAGACCTTCGCCGCGGGCTGGCTGCACACCGGCGACCTGGCCCGGGTCGACGAGGAGGGGTACGTGTACATCGTCGACCGCGCCAAGGACATGGTCATCCGCGGCGGCGAGAACGTGTACTGCGCGGAGGTCGAGGCGGCCCTGTTCGAGCACCCCGACGTGGACGACGCCGCCGTGATCGGCATCCCCGACGAGGAGTTCGGCGAGCAGGTGGGGGCCGTCGTGCGGCTGCGGCCCGGCGCCACGGCGAACGCCGAGGAGCTGTCGCGGTTCCTCAGCGGGGCGCTGGCGCCGTTCAAGATCCCCGTCCGCTACTGGTTCCGCGAGGCCGAACTGCCCCGCAACCCCGGCGGCAAGATCCTCAAGACGCTGCTGCGCAAGGAGACGCTGGACCTGTGA
- a CDS encoding argininosuccinate synthase has protein sequence MTDRVVLAYSGGLDTSVAIPFLADKTGAEVIAVAVDVGQGGEDMEVIRKRALDCGAAESVVVDAREEFAAEFCMPALRANALYMDRYPLVSALSRPLIAKHLAKAAEEFNGTHVSHGCTGKGNDQVRFEAALAALVPDVEVIAPARDYAWTRDKAIAFAEEKGLPIDVSKKSPYSIDQNIWGRAIETGFLEDIWNSPIEDVYSYTSDPSVPREPDEVVITFQAGTPVALDGRALTPFQIIAELNERAGAHGVGRLDMVEDRLVGIKSREVYEAPGAIALITAHMELENVTVERDLARFKRSVDQRWGELVYDGLWFSPLKYSLDAFIDDAQKHVSGEIRMTLHAGRAVVTGRRSEASLYDFSLATYDTGDAFDQSLAKGFVQLWSLPSKIAAARDGRLG, from the coding sequence ATGACCGACAGGGTTGTACTCGCCTACTCGGGCGGCCTCGACACCTCCGTGGCCATCCCCTTCCTCGCCGACAAGACCGGCGCCGAGGTCATCGCCGTGGCCGTCGACGTCGGCCAGGGCGGCGAGGACATGGAGGTCATCCGCAAGCGGGCCCTGGACTGCGGCGCCGCCGAGTCCGTCGTGGTCGACGCGCGCGAGGAGTTCGCCGCCGAATTCTGCATGCCGGCCCTGCGCGCCAACGCCCTCTACATGGACCGCTACCCGCTGGTCTCCGCCCTGTCCCGGCCGCTGATCGCCAAGCACCTGGCCAAGGCCGCCGAGGAGTTCAACGGCACCCACGTCTCCCACGGCTGCACCGGCAAGGGCAACGACCAGGTCCGCTTCGAGGCCGCCCTCGCCGCGCTCGTCCCGGACGTCGAGGTCATCGCGCCCGCCCGCGACTACGCCTGGACCCGCGACAAGGCCATCGCCTTCGCCGAGGAGAAGGGCCTGCCGATCGACGTCTCCAAGAAGTCCCCCTACTCCATCGACCAGAACATCTGGGGCAGGGCCATCGAGACCGGCTTCCTGGAGGACATCTGGAACAGCCCGATCGAGGACGTCTACTCCTACACCTCCGACCCCAGCGTCCCGCGCGAGCCCGACGAGGTCGTCATCACCTTCCAGGCGGGCACGCCGGTCGCCCTGGACGGCCGCGCGCTCACCCCGTTCCAGATCATCGCCGAGCTCAACGAGCGCGCCGGCGCGCACGGCGTCGGACGCCTCGACATGGTCGAGGACCGTCTCGTCGGCATCAAGTCCCGCGAGGTGTACGAGGCGCCCGGCGCGATCGCGCTGATCACCGCCCACATGGAGCTGGAGAACGTCACCGTCGAGCGCGACCTCGCCCGCTTCAAGCGCTCGGTCGACCAGCGCTGGGGCGAGCTGGTCTACGACGGCCTGTGGTTCTCGCCGCTCAAGTACTCCCTGGACGCCTTCATCGACGACGCCCAGAAGCACGTCTCCGGCGAGATCCGCATGACCCTGCACGCCGGCCGCGCCGTCGTGACCGGGCGGCGCTCCGAGGCGTCCCTGTACGACTTCTCGCTCGCCACCTACGACACCGGCGACGCCTTCGACCAGTCGCTGGCCAAGGGCTTCGTGCAGCTCTGGAGCCTGCCCTCCAAGATCGCCGCCGCGCGCGACGGCCGTCTCGGCTGA
- a CDS encoding acetylornithine transaminase: MTGQGASAGSLQERFEASFMPNYGVPPLVPVRGEGCHVWDADGARYLDLIAGIAVSSLGHAHPALVEAVTRQVGAIAHTSNLFVNEPEVLLAERLLGLLKAPARVFMANSGTEANECALKLAIRYGKTTGRTYFVAAENGFHGRTLGALSLTGKPSIRDQFGPFPIDVRFVPYGDPDALKQAVTEDCAAVFLEPTQGEAGVVPPPAGYFAAAREVCDATGALLVLDEIQSAIGRTGHWFAHQHDGIIPDILTLAKGLGGGLPIGACVGFGDAGTIFAKGDHGSTFGGNPVSSAAALAVLDTIERDDLLDHVRTLGARLAAGIDAVGHPLLARVRGRGLWLAAVLTSDVAPAVQAAAQRAGFLVNAVQPDAIRIAPPLVITAEQADSFVEALPAILTEASG; this comes from the coding sequence ATGACCGGGCAGGGCGCGAGCGCGGGCTCGCTCCAGGAGCGCTTCGAGGCGTCGTTCATGCCCAACTACGGCGTGCCGCCCCTGGTGCCGGTGCGCGGCGAGGGCTGCCACGTGTGGGACGCCGACGGCGCCCGCTACCTCGACCTCATCGCGGGCATCGCGGTCAGCTCCCTCGGCCACGCGCACCCGGCGCTGGTCGAGGCCGTCACCCGCCAGGTCGGCGCCATCGCCCACACCTCCAACCTGTTCGTCAACGAGCCCGAGGTCCTGCTCGCCGAGCGCCTCCTCGGCCTGCTGAAGGCCCCGGCACGCGTCTTCATGGCCAACTCGGGCACCGAGGCCAACGAGTGCGCGCTCAAGCTCGCCATCCGGTACGGCAAGACCACCGGCAGGACGTACTTCGTCGCCGCCGAGAACGGCTTCCACGGCCGCACGCTCGGCGCGCTGTCGCTGACCGGCAAGCCGTCCATCCGCGACCAGTTCGGCCCCTTCCCGATCGACGTCCGCTTCGTCCCCTACGGCGACCCGGACGCGCTCAAGCAGGCCGTCACCGAGGACTGCGCCGCCGTCTTCCTGGAGCCCACCCAGGGCGAGGCCGGCGTCGTCCCCCCGCCCGCCGGGTACTTCGCCGCCGCCCGTGAGGTCTGCGACGCCACCGGCGCGCTGCTCGTCCTGGACGAGATCCAGTCGGCGATCGGCCGCACCGGCCACTGGTTCGCCCACCAGCACGACGGCATCATCCCGGACATCCTCACCCTGGCCAAGGGCCTCGGCGGCGGCCTGCCGATCGGCGCGTGCGTCGGCTTCGGCGACGCCGGCACGATCTTCGCCAAGGGCGACCACGGCTCCACCTTCGGCGGCAACCCCGTCTCCAGCGCCGCCGCCCTGGCCGTCCTCGACACCATCGAGCGCGACGACCTGCTCGACCACGTCCGCACCCTCGGCGCCCGGCTCGCCGCCGGCATCGACGCCGTCGGCCACCCGCTGCTCGCCCGCGTCCGCGGCCGGGGCCTGTGGCTGGCCGCCGTGCTCACCTCCGACGTCGCCCCGGCCGTCCAGGCCGCCGCCCAGCGCGCCGGCTTCCTCGTCAACGCCGTCCAGCCGGACGCCATCCGCATCGCCCCGCCCCTGGTGATCACCGCCGAGCAGGCCGACTCGTTCGTCGAGGCCCTGCCCGCGATCCTGACGGAGGCGTCCGGATGA
- the argJ gene encoding bifunctional glutamate N-acetyltransferase/amino-acid acetyltransferase ArgJ, translating to MSVTAPLGFRAAGVTAGLKQRGARDIALVVNDGPSRAAAGVFTRNRVQAAPVLWSRQVLTGGRVKAVVLNSGGANACTGPAGFQDTHATAEKVAELLGDSAGEVAVCSTGLIGERLPMDLLLPGVEAAAGQLSRDGGLAAADAIRTTDTVTKISFRRGEGYMVGGMAKGAGMLAPGMATMLCVITTDADVPAAELDRVLRAAVSVTFDRLDTDGCMSTNDTVLLLASGASGVTPDPAELERKVTEVCADLARQLLVDAEGATKAIAIEVVGSASEADAVEVGRAVARSNLLKCAIHGEDPNWGRVLSAVGTTGAAFEPDRVNVAINGIWICRGGAAGDDRAKVDLRPRDVTITIDLSAGPHSATVHTTDLTAEYVHENSAYST from the coding sequence GTGAGCGTCACCGCCCCCCTCGGCTTCCGCGCCGCCGGCGTCACCGCCGGGCTCAAGCAGCGCGGCGCCCGCGACATCGCCCTCGTCGTCAACGACGGACCCTCGCGCGCCGCCGCCGGGGTCTTCACCCGCAACCGCGTCCAGGCCGCGCCCGTCCTGTGGAGCCGGCAGGTCCTCACCGGCGGCAGGGTGAAGGCCGTCGTCCTCAACTCCGGCGGCGCCAACGCCTGCACCGGCCCCGCCGGCTTCCAGGACACCCACGCCACCGCCGAGAAGGTCGCCGAACTGCTCGGCGACTCCGCCGGCGAGGTCGCCGTCTGCTCCACCGGCCTGATCGGCGAGCGCCTGCCGATGGACCTGCTGCTGCCCGGCGTCGAGGCCGCGGCGGGCCAGCTCTCCCGGGACGGCGGCCTGGCCGCCGCCGACGCCATCCGCACCACCGACACCGTCACCAAGATCTCCTTCCGCAGGGGAGAGGGGTACATGGTGGGCGGCATGGCCAAGGGCGCGGGCATGCTCGCCCCCGGCATGGCCACCATGCTCTGCGTGATCACCACCGACGCCGACGTGCCCGCCGCCGAGCTGGACCGGGTGCTGCGCGCCGCCGTCTCCGTCACCTTCGACCGGCTGGACACCGACGGCTGCATGTCCACCAACGACACCGTCCTCCTGCTCGCCAGCGGGGCCTCCGGCGTCACCCCCGACCCCGCCGAACTGGAGCGGAAGGTCACCGAGGTCTGCGCCGACCTGGCGCGCCAGCTTCTGGTGGACGCCGAGGGCGCCACCAAGGCCATCGCCATCGAGGTCGTCGGCTCCGCCTCCGAGGCCGACGCCGTCGAGGTCGGCCGCGCCGTCGCCAGGTCCAACCTCCTCAAGTGCGCCATCCACGGCGAGGACCCGAACTGGGGCCGCGTCCTGTCGGCGGTGGGCACCACCGGAGCCGCCTTCGAGCCCGACCGCGTCAACGTCGCGATCAACGGCATATGGATCTGCCGCGGCGGCGCGGCCGGCGACGACCGCGCCAAGGTCGACCTGCGTCCCCGCGACGTCACGATCACCATCGACCTGTCCGCGGGTCCGCACTCCGCGACCGTCCACACCACCGACCTCACCGCGGAGTACGTCCACGAGAACTCGGCGTACTCGACATGA